Within bacterium, the genomic segment CCGCGAACTCAACCGGCTGCGCGAGGAGGCGGGCCTGCCTCTGCTCGCCAACCCGCGCAACGCCGCCGCCGGCACGCTCAAGACGCTCGACGCCGCTGCGGTGGCCGCCCGCGGCCTCTCGCTCTTCTGCTACCAGATCCTCGGCCTGGACGGCGACGAGACGGGCCTGGCCACCCACGGCGACGAGATGGCGGCGCTGCGCGAGCTCGGGCTGCCGGTCAACGGCTTCCTGCGCCTGGCCGAGGGCGCCGCGCAGATCGCCGCCCACCTCGCGGAGCTGGAGGGCCTGCGCGACGACCTCGACCACGTCATCGACGGCGCCGTCATCAAGGTCGACGAGCTGGGCCTGCACCCCTCGCTGGGGGCCACGGCCAAGGCCCCGCGCTGGGGCCTGGCCTTCAAGTACGCGGCGCAGGAGGCCGAGACCCGCGTGCGCGACGTGGTCCTGCAGGTCGGCCGCACCGGGGTGATCACCCCGGTCGCCGAGCTGGAGCCGGTCCTGCTCGGCGGCACCACGGTCCAGCGCGCGACGCTGCACAACTGGGACGAGATCGCGCGCAAGGACCTGCGCGTGGGCGACACCGTGGTGGTGGCCAAGGGGGGCGAGATCATCCCGAAGGTCGTGCGCGTCCTGCTCGAGCGGCGCCCCGCCGGCGCCCGGGCGGTGCCGCCGCCGGACCGCTGCCCCGTCTGCGCGACGCCGGCGGTGCGGCCCGAGGGCGAGGTCGCGGTGCGCTGCCCCAACCCGCTCTGCCCGGCGCAGGTCGCCCGGCGGTTGCGGCACTTCGCGGGGCGGGACGCCGCCGACATCGAAGGGCTCGGCGAGCGCGGCGTGGCGCAGCTGCTCGAGTCCGGCCTGGTGCGCGACCTGCCCGATCTCTTCCGCCTCGACGCCGACGCCGTGGCCGCGTTGCCGGGCTGGGCCGGGAAATCGGCGGCCGCGCTCGTGCAGGGGATCGCGCGCGCGTCGCAGCGGCCCTGGGCGGCCAAGCTGTTCGCCCTGGGCATCCCCGAGGTGGGCGTGACGACGGCCGCCGCGCTGGCGGACGCCTACCCCGGCATCGACGCGCTGCGCGCGGCGGACCCGTCGGGCATGACCGCTCTCTACGGCGTGGGCGGGGAGATGACGCGCAAGATCACGGCCTTCCTGGCGCGCGACGACGTGGGGCGCCTGCTCGACGAGCTCGTCGCGCTCGGCTTCCTGCTGCCGGTCGAGGCCGCGGCGACGGCGCCGCCGCCGGCCGAGACCTGGTTCCGCGGCCGCACCTTCGTGCTGACCGGCACGCTCGCCACCCGCCCCCGCAGCGAGGCCAAGGCCCTGCTGCTGCGCCTGGGCGCCAAGGTCGCCGCCGACGTCAGCCGCCGGACCGACGCCGTGATCGCCGGCACGGATCCCGGCGGCAAGCTCGACCGGGCGCGGGAGCTCGGCGTCGAGATCCTCGACGAGGAGGCCTGGCTGCAGCGCCTGCGCCAGGAAGGCGTCGACGATGGCGCCTGAAGCCGGCGACGGCCGCCTGTTCCTCTCGCTGCGCAACGACGATCCCGCCGCGCCGGTGCTGCTGCAGGACGCGCGCGATCCCGGCCGCTTGTTCGAAGTCGCCACCCTGGAACGGCCGGGCGGCGAGCTGCGCGGCGCCTGGATCCTCGTGGACGGCCCCGGTACGGACCTCGTGTCGCGCGAAGGCTGCCTGCTGGCGCCGCGCGGGCTGGTCTGGGCGCTGCTCGACCCCCTCGCGGCCGGGCAGGGCAACCGCCTGCAGCTGCAGGACCCGCTCGCCGGTCAACAGGCCCTGCGGCGCGAGGGCGGCCGCCTCTGGATCGGGCTCTCCCGCTGGCAGGGGCTGCCGGCGGACCTGAAGCGGGACGTGCGCCGCCTGCTCGCGCCCCTGCCGCACGCCGCGTCCCTGCTGGACCTGTTCGACGCCCTGGCCGCGGGCGGCGCCACGGACCCCTTCGACGGCCAGACGGTCCCGTTCGCGGCCCAGCCGCGGGGCGACGGTGCGGTGGGTCCGTTCCCGTCGGGCCTCGCGGCCGCGCACCCGCCGCCCGACGATCCCGAAGCCCTGGCCGCCTGGCTCGAGGACCCCGCGGAGTTCGGCCGGCTCTACGGCCCCTCCTTCACCCCGCGCGCGGAGCAGGGGATCATGGCCCGCGATGTGGCCGAGGCCCTGCGCACGTCCAACCCCCTCTTGATCGAGGCGGGCACCGGCGTGGGCAAGACCCTGGCCTACCTCGCGCCGCTGCTGACCCACCTGCGGCGCACGGGCGCGCGCGGCGTCGTCTCGACCCAGACGCGCACGCTGCAATCCCAGCTGCTGGAGCAGGACCTGCCCCTGCTCGCCGGGTCGGTCCCCGAGGTGGAGCACCGCCTGCTGATGGGGCGCAGCAACTACCTCTGCCGCACCGGCGAGCGGCGCTTCCTGGAGCGCTCGGCGGTCACGCCCGCCGAGTCGTGGGCCCAGGCGT encodes:
- the ligA gene encoding NAD-dependent DNA ligase LigA, whose protein sequence is MDTREARKAVRTLRAEIARHDELYYRRAAPELEDAEYDALVRRLAELEAAFPELAEAASPTARVGDDSDARFPSLPHSRPMISLQNSYDLDEVAAFDERVRKETGRADVRYTVEPKVDGVALALRYQEGVLTTALTRGDGRAGDVVTANALTIAGVPPRLPPRWRERLPGRPRSIEVRGEAYLSLPRFRELNRLREEAGLPLLANPRNAAAGTLKTLDAAAVAARGLSLFCYQILGLDGDETGLATHGDEMAALRELGLPVNGFLRLAEGAAQIAAHLAELEGLRDDLDHVIDGAVIKVDELGLHPSLGATAKAPRWGLAFKYAAQEAETRVRDVVLQVGRTGVITPVAELEPVLLGGTTVQRATLHNWDEIARKDLRVGDTVVVAKGGEIIPKVVRVLLERRPAGARAVPPPDRCPVCATPAVRPEGEVAVRCPNPLCPAQVARRLRHFAGRDAADIEGLGERGVAQLLESGLVRDLPDLFRLDADAVAALPGWAGKSAAALVQGIARASQRPWAAKLFALGIPEVGVTTAAALADAYPGIDALRAADPSGMTALYGVGGEMTRKITAFLARDDVGRLLDELVALGFLLPVEAAATAPPPAETWFRGRTFVLTGTLATRPRSEAKALLLRLGAKVAADVSRRTDAVIAGTDPGGKLDRARELGVEILDEEAWLQRLRQEGVDDGA